A window of the Candidatus Bathyarchaeia archaeon genome harbors these coding sequences:
- a CDS encoding FTR1 family protein, translating to MLGQYLIAFREVLEAALITSIVLAYLARTERKSLSRYVWYGVFSAVAASVVLGAVIWVAYGTLSGPVQKLFEGAAALVAVAVLSSMIYWMATKGKELKAEVEKRVESMATRGAALGLVSFAFVAVFREGLETVLFLTPFLVTDAVATVTGLLLGTLTSVVLAYAIFFAGMKISIRRFFYFTSILLVLLAGGLAGYGVHELIEYTGSSAWGWLGQNAYALNIALDNLLHHKGIIGSIFAVMFGYTVKAEWARVLIHITYLVVAIPLVVWVYRKK from the coding sequence TTATTTAGCCCGAACTGAGCGGAAGTCTCTCTCTCGGTATGTTTGGTACGGTGTCTTTTCTGCGGTAGCTGCCAGTGTGGTGTTGGGCGCTGTTATTTGGGTGGCTTATGGCACGCTTTCAGGACCAGTTCAGAAGTTGTTCGAGGGTGCTGCTGCTTTGGTTGCTGTGGCTGTTTTGTCTTCTATGATTTATTGGATGGCTACTAAGGGTAAGGAGCTTAAGGCAGAGGTGGAGAAGCGGGTTGAGTCTATGGCGACTCGTGGTGCAGCTCTTGGCTTGGTGTCGTTTGCGTTTGTGGCAGTGTTTCGAGAAGGCTTGGAAACCGTGCTCTTCTTGACTCCTTTCTTGGTGACTGACGCAGTGGCCACGGTCACAGGTTTATTGTTGGGCACGTTAACTTCGGTGGTGTTGGCTTACGCGATCTTTTTTGCGGGCATGAAGATTAGCATCAGGAGGTTCTTTTATTTCACGAGCATTTTGTTGGTGTTGTTGGCTGGCGGTTTGGCTGGCTACGGAGTGCACGAACTAATTGAGTACACGGGCTCATCGGCTTGGGGTTGGCTGGGGCAGAACGCATATGCATTAAACATCGCTTTGGATAATCTGTTGCATCATAAGGGCATAATAGGCTCAATATTTGCAGTGATGTTTGGCTACACGGTTAAAGCCGAATGGGCTAGAGTGCTAATTCATATAACTTACCTTGTAGTTGCCATTCCGCTCGTTGTCTGGGTTTACCGAAAGAAATGA
- the rnz gene encoding ribonuclease Z, with product MRVVFLGTAASIPTDARALPSVVVRRKNEVFMFDCGEGVQRQMIRARVGFHRSMRVFVSHMHGDHVLGLPGLLQSMSLLDRRLKLWVYGPVGLRAFVEAIRETVQFVLTFPLEIHELSEGGIVCDGEEYYVEAVRTAHVIPSFGYALVEKPRLGRFDPKKAKALCVPEGSLWSELQHGKSVTSLSGRVVKPGQVVGPVRPGLKIAYSGDTRPARSLVKLARGADLLVHEATLLDELAVRARRDGHSTPSQAAEIARKAGVKRLILTHVSARYRDVQAMLREARKVFPATDVAEDFMAVELQASETA from the coding sequence GTGCGAGTGGTTTTTTTGGGTACGGCAGCGAGTATTCCCACTGATGCGAGAGCCCTGCCCAGCGTGGTTGTGCGGCGAAAGAATGAGGTTTTCATGTTCGATTGCGGTGAGGGTGTGCAGCGGCAGATGATCCGTGCGCGTGTAGGCTTTCATCGGAGTATGAGGGTTTTCGTGTCGCACATGCACGGGGATCACGTGTTGGGTTTGCCTGGGCTATTGCAGTCGATGTCGTTGTTGGATAGGCGGTTGAAGCTTTGGGTTTATGGTCCTGTGGGCTTGCGGGCGTTTGTTGAAGCGATTAGGGAGACAGTGCAGTTTGTGTTGACGTTTCCATTGGAGATTCATGAGTTAAGTGAGGGCGGCATAGTCTGTGATGGGGAGGAGTATTATGTTGAGGCTGTGCGCACTGCTCATGTGATTCCCAGTTTTGGTTACGCGCTGGTTGAGAAGCCGCGTTTGGGACGTTTTGATCCCAAGAAAGCGAAGGCTTTGTGTGTGCCTGAAGGCTCGTTGTGGTCAGAGTTGCAGCATGGTAAAAGCGTGACGAGCCTTAGTGGGCGGGTTGTGAAGCCTGGGCAGGTTGTGGGACCTGTGAGACCGGGTTTGAAGATAGCGTATTCTGGTGATACACGGCCTGCGAGGAGTTTGGTGAAGTTGGCTAGGGGTGCTGATTTGCTGGTTCATGAGGCTACGTTGTTGGATGAATTGGCTGTGAGGGCGAGGCGGGATGGGCATTCGACGCCGTCGCAGGCTGCTGAAATAGCGAGGAAGGCTGGGGTTAAGCGGTTGATTTTGACGCATGTGAGTGCTCGGTACAGGGATGTGCAGGCTATGTTGAGGGAGGCGCGGAAGGTTTTTCCGGCTACTGATGTGGCTGAGGATTTTATGGCGGTTGAGCTTCAGGCTTCCGAGACAGCGTAG
- a CDS encoding THUMP domain-containing protein, whose protein sequence is MSGEHATLPVSELKAILESERHRYSVVGQLRQVVLVEAAVGCIGAVVRRAALTRVCCSEIFHAKAETEEIMRQSRLALFEKFVKKGESFVVRLRRIGESAPDVDSVELEREIGAVVLDRVEGVRVSLKRPDVTFFGVLTGDFFVLGRKLAGVVPKAFVERGPRRRPFFHPSAMPAKLARCMVNLAQPRAGDVVLDPFCGTASMLIEAGLIGCRVVGFDVQWRMVWGSLRNLRRYGVEPEGVLRADARCPPIRAVDCIVTDPPYGRSAKTLGREVSDIVADFLRVAKDCVACGRRVCIAFPKGVRIAMLAGGSGFKVVESHYMYVHRSLTREVAVLERV, encoded by the coding sequence TTGTCTGGTGAGCATGCTACTCTGCCCGTTTCTGAGTTGAAGGCGATTTTGGAGAGTGAGAGACACAGGTACAGTGTTGTGGGACAGCTTAGGCAGGTTGTTCTAGTTGAAGCTGCAGTTGGCTGCATTGGGGCTGTTGTTCGTAGAGCTGCGCTGACCCGCGTGTGTTGTAGCGAGATTTTCCACGCGAAGGCTGAGACTGAGGAGATAATGCGGCAGAGTCGCTTGGCTTTGTTCGAAAAGTTCGTCAAAAAGGGTGAGAGTTTTGTCGTGAGGTTGAGAAGGATCGGTGAAAGTGCGCCCGATGTTGACAGCGTTGAATTGGAGCGTGAGATTGGGGCTGTGGTTTTGGACAGAGTTGAAGGCGTTAGAGTCAGTTTGAAGCGACCTGATGTCACGTTTTTTGGTGTGTTGACGGGTGATTTTTTTGTTCTGGGGCGTAAGCTTGCGGGGGTTGTTCCGAAGGCTTTTGTGGAGAGGGGTCCTCGTAGGCGTCCGTTTTTTCATCCGTCGGCGATGCCTGCGAAGTTGGCGCGGTGTATGGTTAATTTGGCTCAGCCTAGGGCGGGGGATGTGGTTTTGGATCCGTTTTGTGGTACAGCGAGTATGCTCATTGAGGCTGGGTTGATTGGGTGCAGGGTTGTGGGTTTTGATGTGCAGTGGCGTATGGTTTGGGGTAGTTTGCGTAATCTCAGGCGTTATGGTGTTGAGCCTGAGGGTGTGTTGCGTGCTGATGCGCGGTGTCCCCCTATTCGGGCTGTTGATTGTATTGTGACTGATCCTCCGTATGGCAGGTCTGCTAAGACTTTGGGTCGTGAGGTCAGTGATATTGTGGCTGATTTTCTGCGTGTGGCTAAGGATTGTGTGGCGTGTGGCAGACGCGTGTGTATTGCTTTTCCGAAGGGTGTTCGGATCGCTATGCTGGCTGGGGGTTCGGGTTTTAAGGTGGTGGAATCGCATTATATGTACGTGCATCGGAGTTTGACTCGTGAAGTGGCTGTGTTGGAGCGTGTGTAG
- the prs gene encoding ribose-phosphate diphosphokinase, with product MVVVPGPASLQLGKLVAGELKARVVSVEFKRFPDGESRIRLEGDVKDEDAVVVQTTGPPQNENLVQLFLLADTVKDLGARSITAVVPYFAYARQDKRFRSGECFSVKTIVSLLHTCGVGRVLTVNSHNPAILQTLAVPVEDLSAIGLLAEHFRKLGFGGAFALSMGKKGLDTAAEAGKVLGGNYDYVPTQRDVVTGNVTIEKKPLAVKGKTVVVFDDIISSGGTMTKTVAWVKELGAERVYAACVHPLLSDEVREKILKAGADEVIGTDTVPSKVSKVSVAPLIVEALKK from the coding sequence GTGGTTGTGGTTCCTGGTCCAGCGTCGCTGCAGTTAGGCAAGCTCGTAGCTGGGGAGTTGAAGGCGAGGGTGGTTTCTGTTGAGTTTAAGCGGTTTCCTGATGGGGAGTCGCGTATCAGGCTTGAGGGTGATGTTAAAGATGAAGATGCCGTGGTTGTGCAGACTACGGGTCCGCCTCAGAACGAGAATTTGGTTCAGTTGTTTCTGCTTGCTGATACTGTGAAGGATTTGGGTGCCCGGTCGATTACAGCTGTTGTGCCTTACTTTGCCTATGCGAGGCAGGATAAGCGGTTCCGGTCTGGTGAATGCTTCAGCGTAAAGACGATTGTGAGTTTGCTGCATACGTGTGGTGTGGGTCGGGTTTTGACGGTGAATTCGCATAATCCGGCTATTTTGCAGACGTTGGCTGTGCCTGTTGAAGATTTGTCGGCGATTGGTCTGCTTGCTGAGCATTTTAGGAAGCTGGGGTTTGGTGGGGCTTTTGCTTTGTCTATGGGTAAGAAGGGACTTGACACTGCGGCTGAGGCTGGCAAAGTGCTTGGGGGCAACTATGATTATGTTCCAACTCAGCGTGATGTGGTTACTGGCAACGTGACTATTGAGAAGAAGCCGTTGGCGGTGAAGGGCAAGACCGTGGTTGTTTTTGATGACATTATTAGTAGCGGGGGCACGATGACTAAGACTGTGGCTTGGGTCAAGGAGCTGGGCGCTGAAAGGGTTTACGCGGCATGTGTGCATCCGTTGCTGTCTGATGAGGTTAGGGAGAAAATTCTGAAGGCTGGCGCTGATGAAGTAATCGGAACGGACACTGTGCCCAGTAAAGTGAGTAAGGTTTCTGTTGCTCCGTTGATTGTTGAGGCTTTGAAGAAGTGA
- a CDS encoding hydroxymethylglutaryl-CoA reductase, degradative: MKEKTSQMPGFYKLSPKDRLRLVREFAELTDEEVSLLQSTGSLDMDLANRMIENVIGAFPVPLGIAVNFLINKRDYLIPMAIEEPSVVAAAGYAAKMVREGGGFFTNSTAQVMIGQVQAVGIRDPHRAKMAIYAAKEEILKKANEQDPMLVSVGGGAKDLEVKVINAQTGPMVITELHVDCRDVMGANAVNTMAEAVAPLIERITHGRVYLRIISNLATKRLARAWCTVPKTALGGEEVVDGIIEAYAFAAADPYRCATHNKGILNGIIGVVVATCNDHRAVEAGAHAYAAHLGGYRPLSVWEKNEHGDLVGAIQLPMAVGIVGGATRVHPIAKIALKILGVKSAAEFGEVLAAVGLAQNLGALRALASEGIQRGHMSLHARNMAIAAGATGELIDLIVERMISERKIRLDRAKELIDEFKAKGKL; this comes from the coding sequence ATGAAGGAAAAAACGTCGCAGATGCCTGGCTTTTACAAGCTGAGTCCAAAAGACAGGCTGCGGCTTGTGAGAGAGTTCGCTGAGTTAACTGATGAAGAGGTTAGTCTGCTTCAGTCTACGGGTTCATTAGACATGGACTTGGCCAACAGGATGATAGAGAACGTGATTGGCGCGTTTCCTGTGCCGTTGGGCATTGCTGTTAATTTTCTGATTAACAAGCGTGATTATTTGATTCCGATGGCTATTGAGGAGCCGTCGGTTGTGGCTGCTGCTGGCTATGCGGCGAAGATGGTGCGGGAGGGCGGCGGCTTTTTCACGAATAGCACGGCGCAGGTTATGATTGGGCAGGTTCAGGCGGTTGGGATTAGGGATCCGCATCGGGCTAAGATGGCGATTTATGCGGCTAAGGAGGAGATTTTGAAGAAGGCGAATGAGCAGGATCCGATGCTGGTTTCTGTTGGTGGTGGCGCAAAAGACTTGGAGGTTAAGGTGATCAATGCTCAAACGGGGCCGATGGTTATCACGGAGTTGCATGTGGACTGTCGAGATGTGATGGGTGCTAACGCTGTGAACACTATGGCTGAGGCTGTGGCGCCGCTTATCGAGAGAATTACGCACGGAAGAGTCTACTTGCGGATTATTTCGAATTTGGCTACTAAGCGTTTGGCTCGGGCGTGGTGTACTGTGCCTAAGACGGCGCTTGGCGGTGAGGAAGTGGTTGATGGCATTATTGAAGCGTATGCGTTTGCTGCTGCTGATCCTTATCGTTGTGCTACGCATAACAAGGGAATTCTGAACGGTATAATAGGCGTCGTAGTTGCAACGTGTAATGATCATAGGGCTGTGGAGGCTGGTGCACACGCTTACGCCGCGCATTTGGGTGGTTATCGTCCGCTTTCTGTTTGGGAGAAGAATGAGCATGGCGATTTGGTGGGTGCGATTCAGTTGCCTATGGCTGTGGGCATTGTTGGCGGTGCGACGCGGGTTCATCCGATTGCTAAGATTGCTTTGAAGATTTTGGGTGTTAAGTCGGCTGCTGAGTTTGGTGAGGTTTTGGCTGCGGTTGGTTTGGCTCAGAATTTGGGTGCGTTGCGCGCTTTGGCGAGTGAGGGTATTCAGCGGGGGCACATGTCGCTGCATGCTAGAAACATGGCTATTGCGGCTGGAGCTACGGGCGAGTTGATCGACTTGATTGTGGAGCGTATGATCTCAGAGCGCAAGATCAGGTTGGACAGAGCTAAAGAGCTTATTGATGAGTTCAAGGCGAAGGGAAAGTTATAA
- a CDS encoding FAD/NAD(P)-binding oxidoreductase: MGKNIVVLGSGVGGLIAANRLKKKLGKKHQVFLIDRKTQYEFTPSFLWVPFGWRKPSQIMKDLSGLSRKGIGYMNAEVTKIDPENREVKTSAKDVNYDYLIVSLGADLVPEAVPGFVDAAVNLYDLNHLTQLRDTLTRLSHGSLTVLISSTPFRCPAAPYEAALLVDAFLRKKGIRKDIGIQVYTPEPFPMPVAGQAVGDAVKRILEQRDIKFYPTMKAISIDAKKKQITFDKGEQVGFDLLMGVPVHKSAAVVREAKELSDQSGWVPVDKGTMRTRYDDVFAIGDVTAIKLPSGMMLPKAGVFAHYQAEVVTHNIVADIQGGSKTEFDGRGYCFLETGHGKAGFASGNFYSAPTTTVKLRSPSRIWHWGKILFEKYWMWRWF, encoded by the coding sequence ATGGGCAAGAACATCGTTGTACTCGGCAGCGGAGTCGGAGGACTAATCGCAGCGAATCGCCTTAAGAAAAAGCTAGGCAAAAAACACCAAGTCTTCCTCATCGACCGAAAAACGCAATACGAATTCACCCCATCATTCTTATGGGTTCCCTTTGGGTGGCGGAAACCAAGCCAAATAATGAAAGATCTCAGCGGGCTCAGCAGAAAAGGCATCGGCTACATGAATGCTGAAGTTACCAAAATCGATCCTGAAAACCGCGAGGTTAAGACTTCAGCCAAGGACGTAAACTACGACTACCTCATCGTGTCTTTGGGCGCAGATTTAGTTCCAGAGGCTGTGCCCGGATTCGTAGATGCTGCCGTAAATCTCTACGATCTGAACCATTTGACGCAGTTAAGGGACACCCTGACTCGGCTTTCACATGGATCCTTGACTGTTCTCATATCTAGCACGCCTTTCAGATGCCCCGCCGCACCCTACGAAGCCGCGCTTCTAGTTGACGCTTTTCTACGCAAGAAAGGAATTCGCAAAGACATAGGCATTCAAGTCTATACACCAGAGCCTTTCCCCATGCCAGTCGCCGGGCAAGCGGTCGGAGATGCCGTGAAAAGAATCCTTGAACAAAGAGACATTAAATTCTATCCAACAATGAAAGCTATCTCGATAGACGCAAAAAAGAAGCAGATAACCTTTGATAAAGGCGAACAAGTCGGATTCGACCTCTTGATGGGAGTCCCAGTTCACAAAAGTGCAGCGGTGGTCAGAGAAGCAAAGGAACTATCCGACCAGTCCGGATGGGTGCCTGTTGACAAGGGGACGATGAGGACACGTTACGATGATGTTTTCGCGATAGGTGATGTAACAGCTATTAAGCTTCCCTCAGGAATGATGCTGCCCAAAGCAGGTGTCTTCGCCCACTACCAAGCTGAAGTGGTGACACACAACATTGTTGCTGATATTCAAGGTGGTTCGAAAACCGAGTTTGACGGAAGAGGCTACTGCTTCTTAGAAACTGGCCACGGTAAGGCAGGGTTTGCCAGCGGCAACTTCTACTCAGCTCCGACGACAACCGTGAAGTTGCGCAGTCCAAGTCGCATCTGGCATTGGGGTAAGATTCTGTTCGAGAAATATTGGATGTGGCGCTGGTTCTAA
- a CDS encoding Hsp20/alpha crystallin family protein — MSDDFQDIFDDVDKIYQRFAKRMFREMEDIEEDIKSGKLEGEWDIKPIEEPGVKGYVARGRFEFGNKPKQKSLTLPKEIPQEAREPLTDVFQDEDNIKLYIELPGVEKDDIKFNVSEGKAEIKAKNFHKTIDLPTPDVEATKTKANYKNGVLEVTIPKKKQSQTEREKEIIKIE; from the coding sequence ATGTCAGACGATTTTCAGGACATATTCGACGACGTGGATAAGATATACCAGAGATTCGCCAAAAGAATGTTCAGAGAAATGGAAGACATCGAAGAAGACATCAAAAGCGGCAAACTTGAAGGCGAATGGGACATCAAACCAATCGAAGAGCCAGGTGTGAAAGGCTACGTGGCCCGAGGACGCTTCGAATTTGGCAATAAGCCAAAACAAAAGTCTCTTACTCTGCCTAAAGAGATTCCTCAGGAAGCGCGGGAACCCTTAACAGACGTTTTCCAAGACGAAGACAACATCAAACTGTACATAGAGCTGCCTGGAGTGGAGAAAGACGACATCAAGTTCAATGTTTCAGAAGGTAAAGCGGAGATCAAAGCAAAGAATTTCCACAAGACGATCGACTTGCCAACACCAGACGTCGAAGCTACTAAGACAAAGGCGAACTACAAGAACGGAGTCCTTGAAGTAACGATACCAAAGAAAAAACAATCACAGACAGAGCGAGAAAAAGAAATCATTAAGATCGAGTAG
- a CDS encoding winged helix-turn-helix domain-containing protein, translating into MKLKLLLKKNGEVLFEMPLSMEEWTKQGLERELAFSETELDKFSKLFDALSHGTRLKMMTRLLEEDDMTLGFGEFMRDLGLNPKTVWESTRKLQESGLLVKSEDGKYHASESGAAGFLLLSLALRRVFKAMEEL; encoded by the coding sequence TTGAAACTCAAGCTCCTACTCAAGAAGAACGGCGAAGTCCTGTTTGAAATGCCCCTCTCGATGGAGGAGTGGACCAAACAGGGCTTGGAAAGGGAGCTGGCATTCTCTGAAACAGAACTCGACAAATTCTCCAAACTATTCGACGCTCTATCACATGGAACCCGCCTGAAAATGATGACGCGACTCTTGGAAGAAGACGACATGACACTTGGCTTCGGCGAATTCATGCGAGACCTTGGCTTAAACCCGAAAACCGTGTGGGAGAGCACGCGCAAACTGCAGGAGAGCGGTCTGTTGGTCAAATCGGAAGACGGCAAATACCATGCTTCTGAGTCGGGCGCTGCAGGGTTTCTGTTGCTCAGTCTAGCTTTGAGACGAGTGTTCAAAGCCATGGAAGAGTTATAG
- the amrS gene encoding AmmeMemoRadiSam system radical SAM enzyme, protein MTLPSFPKEPLHEAMLYSPLPDKKVRCFLCARVCTIPDDGLGFCQVRKNMGGKLYALAYGKACSVGVDPITKKPLAHFHPGASVLSIAVGGCNFRCQFCDNWMISQEKIGGNDFPPEDVVKATRENNCQGISYTYTEPTIFMEYAFDTAKLARQVGFFNTFVTNGYMTREAVHTIAPYLDAATVDFKGGADQEFYRKFSAVPSVEPIFATLLEMKRHDIHVEITNLVVPKTGDSLERIRELAAWIRDKMGKDTVFHILRFHPDYKMTDLASTPIETLEKACKVSREAGLNYVYIGNVPGHPYENTYCPNCHELVVKRYSFEIVRWNLNKDMRCPTCGHGIAIKGRFEPTGASHPYSII, encoded by the coding sequence ATGACTTTGCCAAGTTTCCCGAAAGAGCCACTTCACGAAGCCATGCTGTACTCGCCTCTCCCAGACAAAAAAGTACGCTGCTTCCTCTGCGCCAGAGTGTGCACAATCCCAGACGATGGACTAGGCTTCTGTCAAGTCAGAAAGAACATGGGCGGCAAACTCTACGCGCTAGCATACGGCAAAGCCTGCTCAGTAGGCGTTGACCCAATCACAAAAAAGCCTCTGGCCCATTTTCATCCCGGCGCTTCAGTCTTATCCATTGCCGTGGGCGGCTGCAATTTTCGCTGCCAGTTCTGCGACAACTGGATGATAAGCCAAGAAAAAATAGGGGGCAACGATTTTCCGCCTGAGGATGTGGTGAAAGCCACTAGAGAAAACAACTGCCAGGGCATTAGCTATACGTATACTGAACCTACGATCTTCATGGAATACGCTTTCGACACAGCTAAACTCGCCCGCCAAGTAGGTTTCTTCAACACCTTTGTTACAAACGGTTACATGACACGCGAAGCTGTGCACACGATAGCGCCCTACTTAGATGCAGCTACAGTCGATTTTAAAGGTGGAGCTGACCAGGAGTTCTACAGGAAATTTTCAGCCGTGCCCTCGGTTGAGCCCATCTTCGCAACTTTGTTGGAGATGAAACGCCACGACATCCATGTGGAAATCACCAACCTTGTGGTGCCTAAGACCGGTGATTCATTGGAACGTATTCGTGAACTCGCCGCGTGGATAAGAGACAAAATGGGCAAAGACACGGTATTTCACATACTACGTTTTCACCCGGACTACAAGATGACTGACCTGGCATCTACACCAATAGAGACACTTGAAAAAGCATGCAAAGTCTCGCGTGAGGCTGGACTAAACTACGTTTACATCGGCAACGTTCCAGGACACCCATATGAAAACACGTATTGCCCAAACTGCCACGAACTAGTTGTCAAGAGGTATAGTTTTGAGATAGTAAGATGGAATCTCAACAAGGACATGCGTTGCCCCACATGCGGCCACGGCATAGCCATCAAAGGACGATTTGAACCCACAGGCGCGTCACATCCTTACTCGATAATCTAA
- a CDS encoding universal stress protein gives MYNQILVAIDGSEHSRKALRHAIELAQRLGSKITLIYVYSAVVPFAPVGDAFSAPTVTTPVSSTIATRITEDAKKLGAKILDEAEQTVKENNVIVEKLLMEGDTVKEIVAEAAKGGYDLIVLGHRGMSKISEILLGSVSEGVSHKARCPVLIVK, from the coding sequence ATGTACAACCAAATTCTAGTGGCAATTGACGGCTCTGAGCATTCTCGTAAAGCATTACGCCATGCGATTGAATTGGCTCAAAGGCTCGGCAGCAAGATCACATTAATCTACGTTTACTCTGCTGTAGTACCATTTGCACCAGTTGGTGACGCGTTTTCAGCTCCCACAGTGACCACCCCGGTCTCCTCAACCATAGCAACCAGAATCACCGAAGACGCAAAGAAACTGGGCGCCAAGATCCTTGACGAGGCAGAACAGACTGTTAAGGAAAACAACGTCATTGTTGAGAAACTGCTCATGGAAGGAGACACGGTGAAGGAAATCGTGGCTGAAGCTGCCAAAGGGGGATATGACCTCATCGTGCTTGGTCATCGGGGCATGAGCAAAATAAGCGAGATTCTCCTAGGATCAGTCAGCGAAGGGGTAAGCCATAAAGCTCGTTGCCCTGTGTTGATTGTGAAATAG
- a CDS encoding NfeD family protein, with the protein MIITLAIKADDFKLTQMLDKFANQYKVSYTLTRQNEHFVLRVRTSDLGELIRRLSHIKGATYKIQEMYDTHRFSDMINVNLTKTNIDALVGRTTVAHTDIDPIDGGLVKIVGELWFCRPRQDRIIKKDSTVHIVGVEGVSLIVEEVK; encoded by the coding sequence ATGATAATCACACTTGCGATAAAGGCAGATGACTTCAAACTAACTCAGATGCTGGACAAATTCGCCAATCAATACAAGGTCAGCTACACCCTAACTCGGCAGAACGAGCATTTCGTTCTAAGAGTCAGAACCAGCGACTTGGGCGAGTTGATCAGGCGGTTAAGCCACATTAAAGGCGCAACCTACAAGATTCAAGAAATGTACGACACTCATCGATTTTCAGACATGATAAATGTGAACCTAACAAAGACCAACATAGATGCTTTGGTTGGCAGAACTACGGTGGCGCACACGGATATAGACCCGATAGATGGTGGTTTGGTCAAGATTGTGGGCGAGCTCTGGTTCTGTCGGCCAAGGCAAGACCGAATAATAAAAAAGGATTCCACTGTACATATCGTTGGTGTAGAAGGGGTTAGTTTGATTGTGGAAGAGGTGAAATGA
- a CDS encoding stomatin-like protein: protein MYEEIILAAAIIILVVVVLFSMGMKRVNQYERGIVERWNAYERTVEPGLRYIVPFVNRIFRVNMREQVIDVPPQEIITEDNVVVTIDAVVYYQITDPVKALYEIEDFELAIVKLAQTTLRNIVGEMSLDACLTSREKINIELRKVLDEATDKWGTKVNRIEVQRIDPPADIQTAMHKQKTAEQERRQIRLLATGRKEAAMQDREGTILKAQGDAKAIELVASAQAEAVKVVAQAANQYFLENAQLNKKLDVIRDTFAQQTKIIVPSTSDILTVLGLEGGPAVLPIKRGSQSSGSEGTKP from the coding sequence ATGTATGAGGAAATTATCCTTGCAGCGGCTATAATCATCCTTGTAGTGGTCGTTCTCTTCAGCATGGGCATGAAACGTGTTAACCAGTATGAGCGCGGAATAGTCGAACGATGGAATGCCTACGAGAGGACAGTTGAACCAGGTCTCAGGTACATCGTTCCGTTTGTTAATAGGATCTTTCGAGTTAACATGCGTGAACAAGTGATTGACGTTCCACCTCAGGAAATCATCACTGAAGACAACGTGGTTGTAACCATTGACGCTGTTGTTTATTATCAGATCACTGACCCTGTGAAGGCTCTGTACGAAATTGAGGATTTCGAACTCGCGATAGTCAAGTTGGCGCAGACAACACTTCGAAACATAGTCGGCGAAATGTCCCTTGACGCCTGTCTGACTTCACGTGAGAAAATCAACATCGAATTGCGCAAAGTGTTGGACGAGGCAACAGATAAGTGGGGCACCAAAGTTAATCGCATTGAAGTGCAGCGTATTGATCCGCCCGCCGACATTCAAACTGCTATGCACAAGCAGAAAACAGCGGAGCAAGAACGAAGACAGATACGCTTGTTGGCAACTGGACGGAAAGAGGCGGCGATGCAAGACCGAGAAGGAACCATACTTAAGGCGCAAGGAGACGCCAAAGCCATTGAATTAGTTGCCAGCGCTCAAGCGGAAGCTGTTAAAGTTGTGGCTCAAGCAGCGAACCAGTACTTCCTTGAAAATGCACAGTTGAACAAGAAGCTTGACGTTATCAGAGATACCTTTGCTCAGCAGACTAAGATAATCGTGCCTTCAACATCTGACATACTCACAGTGCTGGGTCTTGAAGGCGGCCCAGCGGTGTTGCCCATCAAGCGAGGAAGCCAAAGCAGTGGGTCTGAGGGAACCAAGCCGTGA